Proteins encoded together in one Anopheles darlingi chromosome 3, idAnoDarlMG_H_01, whole genome shotgun sequence window:
- the LOC125958291 gene encoding 40S ribosomal protein S7, producing MVFGSKVIKSGGQEPDAFEGQIGQAILELEMNSDLKPQLRDLYITRAREIEFNNKKAIVIYVPVPKQKAFQKVQTRLVRELEKKFSGKHVVFIGERRILPKPQRGSRDPNKQKRPRSRTLTAVYDAILEDLVFPAEVVGKRIRVKLDGSQLIKVHLDKNQQTTIEHKVDTFTSVYKKLTGRDVTFEFPENYL from the exons ATGGTTTTCGGATCAAAAGTGATCAAGTCCGGTGGGCAGGAGCCCGATGCCTTCGAGGGTCAGATCGGCCAGGCCatcctggagctggagatgaACTCGGATCTGAAGCCGCAGCTTCGCGATCTGTACATCACCCGTGCCCGTGAGATCGAGTTCAACAACAAGAAG GCCATCGTCATCTACGTGCCGGTGCCGAAACAGAAGGCCTTCCAGAAGGTCCAGACTCGGTTGGTGCGTGAACTGGAGAAGAAGTTCTCGGGCAAACATGTTGTGTTCATCGGTGAGCGTCGTATTCTGCCCAAGCCACAGCGTGGCAGCCGCGACCCCAACAAGCAGAAGAGACCGCGCTCCCGAACCCTGACCGCCGTGTACGATGCCATCCTGGAGGATTTGGTCTTCCCGGCGGAAGTGGTCGGCAAGCGTATCCGCGTCAAGCTCGACGGTTCTCAGCTGATCAAGGTGCACCTGGACAAGAACCAGCAGACCACCATCGAACACAAA GTCGACACCTTCACGTCGGTATACAAGAAGCTGACGGGTCGTGACGTTACGTTCGAATTCCCAGAAAACTACCTGTAA
- the LOC125958273 gene encoding T-complex protein 1 subunit theta: MALHVPKAPGFASMLKEGARAYSGLEEAVYRNINACKEFARSVRSAYGPNGMNKMIINHIEKQFVTSDAGTIMRELDVEHPAAKLMIEASQMQEAEAGDGTNFVVIFCGALLELAEELLRLGVTSSDITEGYEKALAKALEILPTLSCHEIKDYRSLIPVRNAIRAAVMSKQLGNEDFLADLIAKACISIMPEQTTFNVDNIRVCKILGSGLHMSEVVPGMVFKRFVEGEVSSATKAKIALYSCPVDIIQTETKGTVLIKSAEELKTFSQGEENMLEQQIKAIVDTGVNVIVSGGKFGDMALHYMNKYGIMAVRLNSKFDLRRLSKAVNGTVLPRLTPPSTEELGYCDNVYVHELGDTSVTIFKSEAAESRIATIVIRGSTDNYMDDIERVIDDAVNTFKGLTRDGRFLAGGGAVEIELAQKLAEYADTLPGLEQYAVRKFAAALEFFPKALAENSGVNATEIVNQLYLAHKQGKRTEGFDIESELPATIDVTSKNIFDLYTAKYWGLKYAVGAACTILKVDEIIMAKRAGGPKPRAGGPGSDDES; this comes from the exons ATGGCCCTACACGTCCCTAAAGCACCCGGTTTTGCGTCGATGTTGAAGGAGGGAGCTCGG GCTTACTCCGGTCTCGAGGAAGCGGTGTACCGTAACATCAATGCCTGCAAGGAGTTTGCCCGTTCGGTCCGCTCGGCATACGGCCCTAACGGTATGAACAAGATGATCATCAATCACATCGAGAAGCAGTTCGTGACGTCAGACGCCGGTACGATTATGCGCGAGCTGGATGTGGAGCACCCGGCGGCGAAGCTGATGATCGAAGCAAGCCAGATGCAGGAGGCGGAAGCCGGCGATGGCACGAACTTTGTCGTAATTTTCTGCGGTGCGCTACTCGAACTGGCGGAAGAGCTGCTCCGGCTGGGTGTGACGAGCAGTGACATCACCGAGGGCTACGAGAAGGCTCTCGCGAAGGCACTGGAAATTCTGCCTACTTTGTCCTGCCACGAGATCAAGGACTACCGTAGCTTGATTCCGGTGCGGAATGCAATCCGTGCGGCCGTCATGTCGAAACAGCTGGGCAACGAAGACTTCCTGGCAGATCTCATTGCAAAGGCCTGCATCTCGATCATGCCCGAGCAGACCACTTTCAATGTGGACAACATCCGCGTGTGCAAGATTCTCGGCAGCGGGCTGCACATGTCCGAGGTGGTGCCCGGTATGGTGTTCAAGCGGTTCGTCGAAGGTGAGGTCAGCTCGGCGACGAAGGCAAAGATTGCGCTTTACTCCTGCCCGGTTGATATCATCCAGACCGAGACGAAGGGTACGGTGCTGATCAAGTCGGCCGAGGAGCTGAAGACGTTCAGCCAGGGCGAAGAGAACATGCTCGAGCAGCAGATCAAAGCAATCGTCGATACGGGCGTCAATGTGATCGTCTCCGGTGGAAAGTTCGGCGATATGGCTCTGCACTACATGAACAAGTACGGTATTATGGCGGTACGTCTGAACTCGAAGTTTGACCTGCGTCGGCTCAGCAAGGCCGTCAATGGTACGGTACTGCCACGGCTAACGCCACCGAGCACGGAGGAACTCGGTTACTGTGACAACGTGTACGTCCACGAGCTGGGAGACACATCGGTAACGATCTTCAAATCGGAAGCCGCTGAAAGCCGCATCGCTACGATCGTGATCCGTGGCTCGACCGATAACTACATGGACGATATCGAGCGGGTCATCGATGATGCTGTCAACACGTTCAAGGGGCTGACACGTGATGGTCGCTtcctggctggtggtggggcaGTGGAGATCGAGCTTGCCCAGAAGCTCGCCGAATACGCCGACACCCTGCCCGGACTGGAGCAGTACGCCGTGCGCAAGTTTGCGGCCGCGCTCGAATTCTTCCCGAAAGCGTTGGCCGAGAACAGTGGCGTCAATGCGACGGAGATCGTCAACCAGCTGTACCTGGCACACAAACAGGGCAAGCGGACGGAAGGTTTCGACATCGAATCGGAGCTACCGGCCACAATCGATGTGACCAGCAAGAACATCTTCGATCTGTACACCGCCAAGTACTGGGGACTGAAGTATGCGGTTGGCGCTGCCTGTACTATCCTGAAGGTCGATGAAATCATTATGGCGAAGCGAGCCGGTGGACCGAAGCCACGTGCCGGTGGTCCAGGAAGCGATGATGAATCGTAA
- the LOC125958287 gene encoding DNA fragmentation factor subunit alpha isoform X1 produces the protein MEEENKKPYKVKDVTRAIKKAVVAGTLEEVRTKAAEKFGHSELPNIHLDSDGTEVDDEDYFQTLEPNAELIAVFSGEQWIDPTQYVTITTRRDSSDVTDSPDVERIHLKKLVAQMKTNLCNVSVLSEPDLELLSNMDPNSVADITGKDFIEQLKEASGRILYEKRKALDAIELLKLIAKRQHLPDGDQYAAPLPPITSQPQPRSEMTAAAAESSSSSPSTPSTTVLSECKTSDGPTVVGGTEACDNDNASSCRS, from the exons GTTAAGGATGTGACGCGAGCGATCAAAAAGGCAGTCGTGGCCGGTACGCTGGAGGAGGTGCGCACGAAGGCGGCCGAAAAATTCGGACACTCCGAATTGCCCAACATTCACCTCGATTCCGATGGTACCGAGGTGGACGATGAGGATTACTTCCAGACGCTGGAACCGAACGCCGAACTGATAGCGGTGTTTTCCGGTGAACAGTGGATAGAT CCTACGCAGTACGTAACGATCACTACACGGCGTGACTCGTCGGACGTTACCGACAGTCCGGATGTTGAGCGAATACACTTGAAAAAGTTGGTGGCCCAGATGAAAACGAACCTGTGCAACGTGTCCGTGCTGAGCGAACCGGATCTGGAGCTGCTGTCCAACATGGATCCCAACTCGGTCGCCGACATCACCGGCAAAGACTTTATCGAACAGTTGAAGGAAGCCTCAGGCAG AATCCTGTATGAAAAACGAAAGGCTCTTGACGCAATTGAGCTGCTAAAGCTCATCGCCAAGCGTCAACATCTGCCGGACGGTGATCAGTATG CAGCCCCGCTTCCTCCAATCACCAGTCAACCACAGCCTCGCTCGGAAATGACCGCAGCGGCGGCCGAatcgtcctcttcttctccatcgACTCCCTCGACCACGGTGCTGTCGGAGTGCAAGACGAGCGATGGCCCCACGGTGGTCGGGGGTACCGAGGCCTGCGATAATGATAATGCTTCCTCCTGCAGGTCATGA
- the LOC125953257 gene encoding myotubularin-related protein DDB_G0290005 — MWKLKNKLKRKFRSSKVLDCNSNRIDFDTLSFDSETAPPESEQSDTSAAHHPGVCADKARAIERLINSGSSTQSSSVANYSCCYNYNLHINYNVHRRLHPHHHHHHHHDHHPSDHHHHHHHEDTDGTPFGSTSCMTTGTVSDSSAEPRRPKKPPSKGSVSRKVRPMSSGAVERPSPGSSVSSRKISSEPDTKSRAPQPPKMKATRCASTSDLSSYKEYQERSKEPEAPGKSTRRPTRTRPRSASHRSARVDPNVAQSTADQQNHAALCRKLQSVSLDPANASIGGQTTELTDHDRRILHCMVLKRIKELEQLDEAVLAQQCWEQEKLFRRSLLDQQERNYRSAIRQKRTIEQIEIRNRRQRLARLEQQQIERIQNEISEKDIRSASLLKNIEIRKGIRECERRSRELKRLEDATVTHEEKTLDRDIWRQSLVETLEERAGRAEDLRRKVLEVYRRRLQIDNQLERKMHAHNLQQTIEQERYRLRELQERILVRESRFQQFKAGRKRIFDQLKNRAQATAALRDMVKASIGPGGASAQPSRPGSVVQRCGSSARSGTTTTADTPHRLLDVVRIN, encoded by the coding sequence ATGTGGAAGTTGAAGAACAAATTGAAGCGAAAGTTTCGCTCCTCAAAGGTATTGGACTGTAACAGCAACCGCATCGATTTCGACACCCTATCGTTCGACTCCGAAACGGCGCCACCGGAATCGGAACAATCCGATACATCGGCAGCTCATCATCCGGGGGTGTGTGCTGATAAAGCGCGTGCGATTGAACGGTTGATAAATAGCGGAAGTAGTACGCAGTCCTCTTCCGTGGCCAACTATAGCTGTTGCTATAACTACAATTTGCACATCAACTATAATGTACATCGTCGCCTGcatccgcaccatcatcatcatcatcatcatgatcatcacccAAgtgatcatcaccaccatcatcatcacgaagaTACTGATGGGACACCGTTTGGTAGTACAAGCTGCATGACCACCGGTACCGTTTCGGATAGCTCGGCAGAGCCAAGACGGCCAAAGAAGCCACCGTCAAAGGGTAGCGTCTCGCGAAAGGTTCGCCCAATGTCCTCCGGAGCAGTTGAGCGACCTAGTCCCGGTTCGAGCGTCTCATCGAGGAAAATCTCCTCAGAACCTGATACGAAAAGCAGGGCACCGCAGCCACCCAAAATGAAGGCAACCCGATGCGCTTCCACAAGTGACCTCTCATCGTACAAAGAATACCAGGAACGTAGTAAAGAACCGGAAGCTCCAGGGAAGAGTACCCGGCGACCAACCCGTACCAGGCCACGCTCCGCTTCACATCGATCGGCAAGAGTAGACCCAAACGTCGCACAAAGCACCGCAGACCAACAGAACCATGCCGCACTCTGCCGGAAGCTGCAATCCGTTTCCCTTGATCCGGCCAATGCTTCGATAGGTGGTCAGACTACCGAGCTAACGGATCATGATCGGCGCATCCTGCACTGTATGGTGTTGAAACGGATTAAAGAGCTCGAGCAACTGGATGAAGCTGTCCTCGCTCAACAGTGCTGGGAGCAGGAGAAACTCTTCCGCCGTTCGCTACTTGATCAGCAGGAACGGAACTACCGGAGTGCGATCCGTCagaagcgaacgatcgaacaaATCGAGATCCGAAACCGCCGGCAACGGTTGGCGcggctcgagcagcagcaaatcgagCGAATACAGAACGAAATTAGCGAGAAAGACATCCGGTCGGCAAGCCTTCTAAAGAACATCGAAATCCGGAAGGGTATCCGGGAGTGTGAGCGTCGTAGCCGGGAGCTGAAGCGGCTCGAGGATGCGACGGTAACGCACGAGGAGAAGACACTCGATCGGGACATCTGGCGCCAATCGTTGGTCGAGACGCTTGAGGAGCGGGCTGGAAGGGCGGAAGACCTGCGTCGCAAGGTGCTGGAGGTGTACCGGCGCCGGCTACAGATCGACAATCAGCTGGAGCGCAAGATGCATGCGCACAACCTCCAGCAAACGATCGAGCAGGAACGGTACCGGCTCCGGGAGCTGCAGGAACGCATTCTGGTGCGCGAAAGCCGGTTCCAGCAGTTCAAGGCTGGCCGGAAACGGATCTTTGATCAGCTCAAAAATCGCGCCCAAGCAACGGCCGCTCTGCGGGATATGGTGAAGGCTTCGATCGGTCCCGGTGGTGCTAGCGCTCAACCTAGTAGGCCTGGATCGGTCGTTCAGCGCTGTGGGTCTTCGGCACGATCCGgtacgaccacgacggcggaCACGCCGCATCGTCTGCTCGATGTAGTGCGCATCAATTGA
- the LOC125958296 gene encoding 40S ribosomal protein S20 has product MAATGKDLEKPVAETATVHRIRITLTSKNVRSLEKVCADLIAGAKKQKLRVKGPVRMPTKILRITTRKTPCGEGSKTWDRFQMRIHKRIIDLHSPSEIVKQITSINIEPGVEAELTIADS; this is encoded by the exons ATG GCCGCCACTGGTAAGGACCTTGAGAAACCCGTCGCCGAAACCGCGACCGTGCATCGCATCCGTATCACCCTGACCTCCAAGAATGTTCGCAGTCTGGAGAAGGTGTGCGCCGACCTGATTGCCGGAGctaagaagcagaagctgcgTGTCAAG GGTCCAGTACGTATGCCGACCAAGATTCTCCGCATCACCACCCGTAAGACTCCTTGCGGTGAGGGTTCGAAGACTTGGGATCGTTTCCAG ATGCGCATCCACAAGCGTATCATCGATCTGCACTCGCCATCGGAGATCGTCAAGCAGATCACCTCCATCAACATCGAACCCGGTGTAGAGGCTGAGCTGACCATTGCCGACTCTTAA
- the LOC125958266 gene encoding tetratricopeptide repeat protein 7B: MTGRGRNQGTKLETTIEQCRSEGRWKRVIELAEELKTGYPQECLANFLTGEGKLESYLEEHPPIEDNYSKAKLGLSEAKRYLNSVTGEHGKKAGFALDAHLLLAKLYFACGQYEEALQNFVLAELNTLSEKHLSARSIRILAESYAIKGMCLEKKGAKASSKYKQAEQETDMITCFERAADLGILYLQGQDNSNTANQNEVRRMGAILETGLQRAPIVLIKAGKLQNAIERYRVMLSAVETKATQTLRLTLARQLAEVLLRGVSGTIYTPTVNATPTRNTPATGKRLWEPRKYSGRQQFVPKNQHEETILLLLIAEALAVRDAVLSQSPEFRDARVHSLGNATAIYDLLTLATVRWNQVALLHDSLEKALKFAFGESHVWKQYATCLMALGRYKHAVCALKEHSKLEPTDSVSCLMAARICYEHLDQVKDGLAFAEEALRKEMKAGGPGGFFNGRRSRAQLYVGIGLQQVAVSSNLVAEKDRYHRLAFEALERAAQQDPNDHLVEYYLACQCALNHNITEALAHITTALSLRAEHASSLLLFALLLTANRRPREALAVVQDAVEEFPDNLNLLHVKAHLELYLRDVETALETVQQMFNIWREVYEAQLANAANEHDMEKQSDTRSVIQMQSSQMSDKDSNSIHAASLAASRIEHALSEAASSLSSFSPRPGPQKAWMIQFKVWLLLADVYLAIEQPNEAINCIQEASLINPVSHQVMYMRGQIHVFQSQWPEAKQCFLNAVSANPYHTDTLRALGEAHLTLGEPRLAEKTLKDAAKIDPNCPKIWFLLGRVMESLGDYTASADCMATALQLEPFCPVLPFNTIALVFE, encoded by the exons ATGACTGGCCGGGGCAGAAATCAGGGTACGAAGCTTGAAACGACCATCGAGCAGTGCCGAAGCGAGGGACGATGGAAACGGGTGATCGAGCTGGCCGAAGAACTGAAAACGGGTTATCCGCAAG AATGTCTTGCGAACTTTCTTACGGGTGAGGGAAAGCTGGAGAGCTATCTCGAGGAACATCCGCCCATCGAAGACAACTATTCCAAGGCCAAGCTGGGCTTATCGGAAGCGAAGCGCTATCTCAACTCCGTCACCGGTGAGCATGGCAAAAAGGCAGGCTTCGCTCTCGACGCTCATCTACTACTGGCAAAGCTATACTTTGCCTGTGGGCAGTACGAAGAAGCGTTACAAAACTTTGTCCTGGCCGAGCTGAACACCCTCTCCGAGAAGCATCTTTCAGC GAGAAGCATCCGGATACTGGCGGAGTCGTACGCGATTAAGGGAATGTGCTTGGAGAAAAAGGGCGCTAAAGCGTCCTCGAAGTACAAGCAAGCCGAGCAGGAAACGGATATGATAACCTGCTTCGAACGTGCTGCCGACTTGGGCATCTTGTACCTCCAGGGACAGGATAATAGCAACACTGCCAATCAGAACGAGGTACGTCGTATGGGTGCCATCCTCGAAACGGGACTGCAGCGTGCACCGATCGTGCTGATCAAAGCAggcaaactgcaaaatgccATTGAACGCTACCGGGTGATGCTAAGTGCGGTCGAAACGAAGGCCACCCAAACACTCCGTctcacgctcgctcgccagcTGGCCGAGGTACTGTTGCGTGGTGTTTCCGGAACCATCTACACACCGACCGTAAATGCGACACCGACCCGGAATACTCCGGCCACCGGGAAGCGATTATGGGAACCACGCAAGTATTCCGGTCGGCAGCAGTTTGTGCCAAAGAATCAGCACGAAGAaaccattctgctgctgctgattgccgAAGCGCTGGCCGTTCGAGATGCCGTCCTATCGCAAAGTCCCGAGTTCCGCGATGCTCGCGTACATTCCCTCGGTAATGCCACTGCCATCTACGATCTGCTGACGCTAGCAACGGTGCGTTGGAATCAGGTTGCTTTGTTGCATGATTCCCTGGAGAAGGCACTGAAATTTGCGTTCGGTGAAAGTCATGTGTGGAAGCAGTACGCCACCTGTCTGATGGCACTGGGACGTTACAAGCATGCCGTCTGTGCGCTGAAGGAACACTCGAAACTAGAACCCACCGATAGCGTGTCCTGCCTCATGGCGGCACGCATCTGCTACGAGCATCTCGATCAGGTAAAGGACGGACTAGCGTTCGCGGAAGAAGCATTGCGTAAGGAAATGAAGGCAGGTGGGCCTGGAGGATTTTTCAACGGACGTCGATCACGGGCCCAGCTGTACGTGGGCATCGGTCTGCAGCAGGTGGCCGTATCGTCGAATTTGGTTGCCGAAAAGGATCGTTACCATCGGCTCGCGTTCGAGGCACTCGAGCGAGCCGCTCAGCAAGATCCCAACGATCATCTAGTCGAGTACTATCTGGCCTGCCAGTGTGCACTGAACCACAACATCACCGAAGCGCTCGCTCACATCACGACCGCTCTTTCGCTAAGGGCAGAGCATGCATCGagcttgctgctgtttgcccTTCTACTAACGGCTAATCGGCGCCCACGGGAAGCTCTGGCCGTTGTGCAGGACGCAGTGGAAGAGTTCCCCGACAATCTGAATCTGCTGCACGTTAAGGCACATCTCGAGCTGTATCTGCGCGATGTCGAAACGGCGCTGGAAACGGTGCAGCAAATGTTTAACATCTGGCGCGAAGTATACGAGGCACAGTTGGCCAACGCAGCCAACGAGCACGATATGGAGAAGCAGTCCGATACGCGAAGCGTCATTCAGATGCAGTCATCCCAGATGTCCGACAAGGATTCCA ATTCCATTCACGCGGCATCATTGGCGGCATCGCGTATCGAGCATGCACTCAGCGAAGCTGCTAGCTCGCTCAGCTCCTTCAGCCCTCGACCAGGACCGCAGAAAGCGTGGATGATCCAGTTCAAGGTTTGGTTGCTGCTTGCAGACGTCTACCTGGCGATCGAACAACCGAACGAGGCGATCAACTGCATCCAGGAGGCGAGCCTGATCAATCCCGTCTCCCATCAGGTCATGTACATG CGCGGACAAATTCACGTCTTTCAGTCGCAATGGCCTGAAGCCAAACAGTGTTTCTTGAACGCCGTATCCGCCAATCCGTATCACACGGATACATTGCGTGCGCTCGGTGAGGCCCACCTCACGCTCGGTGAACCACGGCTTGCGGAGAAGACACTGAAAGATGCAGCCAAGATCGATCCAAATTGTCCCAAGATTTG GTTCCTACTAGGCCGTGTTATGGAGAGCCTCGGTGACTACACTGCTTCAGCCGACTGCATGGCAACGGCCCTCCAGCTTGAGCCCTTCTGCCCGGTTCTACCCTTCAACACGATCGCTCTCGTGTTTGAGTAA
- the LOC125958287 gene encoding DNA fragmentation factor subunit alpha isoform X2: MEEENKKPYKVKDVTRAIKKAVVAGTLEEVRTKAAEKFGHSELPNIHLDSDGTEVDDEDYFQTLEPNAELIAVFSGEQWIDPTQYVTITTRRDSSDVTDSPDVERIHLKKLVAQMKTNLCNVSVLSEPDLELLSNMDPNSVADITGKDFIEQLKEASGRILYEKRKALDAIELLKLIAKRQHLPDGDQYAPLPPITSQPQPRSEMTAAAAESSSSSPSTPSTTVLSECKTSDGPTVVGGTEACDNDNASSCRS; encoded by the exons GTTAAGGATGTGACGCGAGCGATCAAAAAGGCAGTCGTGGCCGGTACGCTGGAGGAGGTGCGCACGAAGGCGGCCGAAAAATTCGGACACTCCGAATTGCCCAACATTCACCTCGATTCCGATGGTACCGAGGTGGACGATGAGGATTACTTCCAGACGCTGGAACCGAACGCCGAACTGATAGCGGTGTTTTCCGGTGAACAGTGGATAGAT CCTACGCAGTACGTAACGATCACTACACGGCGTGACTCGTCGGACGTTACCGACAGTCCGGATGTTGAGCGAATACACTTGAAAAAGTTGGTGGCCCAGATGAAAACGAACCTGTGCAACGTGTCCGTGCTGAGCGAACCGGATCTGGAGCTGCTGTCCAACATGGATCCCAACTCGGTCGCCGACATCACCGGCAAAGACTTTATCGAACAGTTGAAGGAAGCCTCAGGCAG AATCCTGTATGAAAAACGAAAGGCTCTTGACGCAATTGAGCTGCTAAAGCTCATCGCCAAGCGTCAACATCTGCCGGACGGTGATCAGTATG CCCCGCTTCCTCCAATCACCAGTCAACCACAGCCTCGCTCGGAAATGACCGCAGCGGCGGCCGAatcgtcctcttcttctccatcgACTCCCTCGACCACGGTGCTGTCGGAGTGCAAGACGAGCGATGGCCCCACGGTGGTCGGGGGTACCGAGGCCTGCGATAATGATAATGCTTCCTCCTGCAGGTCATGA
- the LOC125958280 gene encoding aminoacyl tRNA synthase complex-interacting multifunctional protein 1 — translation MFSITLGSLVKRIVAIPRAFKMSDLERILSNNKAAEELLNSLKLELKTIKEEQVQRKIAELKVENDSLRIQVEAYKKKLIALEVAQGKVQIPVPTPEEVLAGAGPASVVVKTETAAPPAAAAAPVKVKVESSEAAATKPAQTPKQPNENKQPKEKKPKKEKPAGEGKQPAAASAAAEEPPIDVGRLDMRVGRIVEVSRHPDADSLYVEKIDCGEANPRTVISGLVKFVPIEQMQNRMVVALCNLKPAKMRGILSEAMVMCASTPDKVEILAPPEGAVPGDLVHVEGFPRVPDAVMNPKKKIFETVAPDLKTNGQLVACYKEGTFVVPGKGPVKAQTLANVQVK, via the exons ATGTTCAGCATCACACTCGGAAGCCTGGTGAAACGAATTGTGGCGATTCCTCGCGCCTTTAAAATGAGTGATCTGGAGCGGATTCTGTCCAACAACAAGGCAGCCGAAGAGCTGCTCAATTCGCTGAAGTTGGAG CTAAAAACGATCAAGGAGGAACAGGTGCAACGAAAGATTGCTGAACTGAAGGTGGAGAATGACTCGCTACGCATCCAGGTTGAAGCCTACAAGAAGAAGCTGATCGCTTTAGAGGTGGCACAAGGCAAGGTACAAATCCCGGTGCCTACTCCAGAAGAAGTGCTTGCTGGAGCCGGACCTGCTTCGGTCGTTGTGAAAACAGAGACAGCcgctcctccagcagcagcagcagccccggtgaaggtgaaagtGGAATCAAGCGAAGCAGCGGCCACGAAACCCGCACAGACACCCAAGCAAcccaacgaaaacaaacagccgaaggagaagaaaccgaagaaaGAGAAGCCGGCCGGTGAAGGgaaacaaccagcagcagcatctgcggCCGCTGAAGAGCCACCGATTGATGTGGGCCGATTGGATATGCGCGTCGGACGGATCGTAGAAGTATCCCGCCATCCGGATGCCGACAGTCTGTACGTGGAGAAGATCGATTGCGGTGAGGCGAACCCACGTACCGTCATTTCCGGTTTGGTAAAGTTCGTGCCAATCGAACAGATGCAGAATCGCATGGTGGTGGCTCTATGTAACCTGAAACCGGCGAAAATGCGTGGCATTCTATCGGAAGCGATGGTCATGTGTGCATCGACACCCGACAAGGTGGAGATACTGGCACCGCCCGAGGGTGCCGTACCGGGCGATCTGGTACACGTTGAGGGCTTCCCGCGCGTTCCCGATGCGGTCATGAAtccgaagaagaaaatcttCGAAACCGTCGCGCCCGATTTGAAAACGAACGGTCAGTTGGTAGCGTGCTACAAAGAGGGTACCTTCGTGGTACCCGGCAAAGGCCCGGTGAAGGCCCAAACGCTGGCGAACGTACAGGTGAAGTGA
- the LOC125958292 gene encoding 39S ribosomal protein L30, mitochondrial: MFKVFQSPALATLGQQFVRNYGKHNKKFLYKDGILKDQIYYYPRDTDRQILPPATETPPKLFSVRRLKPIKGLPYWEKRILRGLGLYEKNGVAVVKNIPENNARLWKVKHLVEILPITFKYGEPSEADIERTFLKENGECVVIRKLEEVDATQEKLAAAEQIRTDRLRMDGETLRKDSRLKWLNPW, from the exons ATGTTCAAAGTGTTTCAATCGCCGGCTTTGGCCACGCTCGGCCAACAATTTGTACGAAACTACGgtaaacacaacaaaaagtTCCTGTACAAAGATGGCATTCTGAAGGATCAAATCTACTACTATCCGAG GGACACCGATCGACAGATTCTGCCACCGGCAACGGAAACACCCCCGAAACTCTTCAGCGTCCGTCGGTTGAAGCCGATTAAGGGACTTCCATACTGGGAGAAACGAATCCTGCGTGGATTGGGTTTATATGAG AAAAACGGCGTTGCAGTTGTGAAAAACATCCCGGAAAATAATGCGCGTCTCTGGAAGGTGAAGCATCTGGTGGAAATCCTGCCGATCACGTTCAAATACGGTGAACCGAGCGAGGCAGACATCGAACGGACGTTCCTGAAGGAGAACGGCGAGTGCGTTGTGATTCGCAAGCTAGAGGAGGTCGATGCGACCCAGGAAAAGTTGGCCGCCGCCGAACAGATACGGACCGACCGGCTCCGTATGGATGGGGAGACGTTGCGAAAGGACTCACGATTGAAGTGGTTGAACCCATGGTAA
- the LOC125958298 gene encoding guanine nucleotide-binding protein subunit gamma-1 produces MDIMASNLQQQRAITEQLRREAAIQRITVSQAVADIVKYVTEHEAEDCLLVGFSSQKVNPFREKSSCSIL; encoded by the coding sequence ATGGATATAATGGCCTCGAACCTACAGCAGCAAAGAGCAATTACCGAGCAGCTGCGTCGCGAGGCCGCGATCCAGCGCATCACGGTATCGCAGGCCGTGGCCGACATCGTGAAGTACGTCACGGAGCACGAAGCCGAGGACTGCCTGCTGGTTGGATTTTCCAGCCAGAAGGTGAACCCGTTCCGTGAGAAGAGCTCCTGCAGCATTCTGTAA